A segment of the Phycisphaerae bacterium genome:
TTACACTCTGTCACGAACGGCCTCCGTGCCTCGGCATGATTGCGTTGGAGCAAACCCTATCATACCAGGTTCGAAGGCCTTCCTTATGCGCGAATCAACGTCAACTCATGAAATATCCGGGCTAGGCTTGCCCCTTGGCCACGGATGTTGTCATTATGTAGCGTCGAGAGACGGAGATGCGATTGACAATGCTGCAAGGGGCGTTAGCCTGAGCTTGAATTCGCAATTCACAGGCGTCTCAGCATGGCCGCGGCATCCTATTCATTCCAGGTCGAAACTCGCGGGAACGCGGAAGTCATCAACATCACAGGCGATGTCACCGAACAGCTTCGGCAAGCTCCGATCGAAACGGGTGTCGTCACGGTGTTCGTTGTCGGATCCACGGCCGGGATCACGACAACGGAGTTCGAACCCGGGCTGGCCCGGCATGATCTGAAGGCGTTCTTCGAGCGGATCGCACCCACCGACGCCGAGTATGTTCACGAACGCACCTGGAACGACGACAACGGCCATTCCCACGTGCGGGCTTCGCTGCTGGGCCCGAGCCTTGCCGTTCCCTTCGTGGACAAGACGATGCTCCTGGGCACGTGGCAACAGATCGTGCTCATCGACTTCGACACGCGCCCTCGGACGCGAACCGTTGTTGTCCAGGTTGTCGGATAGTGCCGTCAGGATGGAGTTCGAAGTGCCCGCTGGTAGGCCTCGGCCAGTACTTCCGCCCGGCCCGGGGCGTACTTCGATGCATTCCATCGGTAGCCGAGCCCGTCCGACGCGACGCGGGGGATCACGTGAATGTGAACGTGGGGGACGGCCTGACCGGCGGCCTTGCCGTTGTTGACCAGCACATTGAAG
Coding sequences within it:
- a CDS encoding YjbQ family protein is translated as MAAASYSFQVETRGNAEVINITGDVTEQLRQAPIETGVVTVFVVGSTAGITTTEFEPGLARHDLKAFFERIAPTDAEYVHERTWNDDNGHSHVRASLLGPSLAVPFVDKTMLLGTWQQIVLIDFDTRPRTRTVVVQVVG